A single window of Pyrus communis chromosome 10, drPyrComm1.1, whole genome shotgun sequence DNA harbors:
- the LOC137746622 gene encoding LOB domain-containing protein 19, whose product MSGSSSNGNNDNGGGGGPCGACKFLRRKCIKGCIFAPYFDAEQGTAHFAAVHKVFGASNASKLLLRIPPHKRLDAVVTLCYEALARVRDPVYGCASHIFTLQQQVVNLQAELAYVQARLGTLQRFPLPPQPPQLEIPPPTRSLQYSSSNINVTSSSSSDMVPTPNILTHCDPLQAPNTSSEMSSLFNTEDQELIDGENLQALAREFVCRYLPGVRLNKSSGSHHQNF is encoded by the exons ATGAGTGGATCATCATCAAATGGAAACAATGATAATGGAGGAGGAGGCGGTCCTTGTGGTGCTTGCAAGTTCCTGAGGAGAAAGTGCATAAAAGGGTGCATATTTGCGCCGTACTTCGACGCAGAGCAAGGCACGGCGCACTTTGCTGCGGTGCACAAAGTGTTTGGTGCGAGCAACGCCTCAAAGCTTCTGTTGCGCATACCACCACACAAGCGGCTCGATGCTGTCGTCACCCTTTGCTATGAGGCTCTTGCTAGGGTTAGAGACCCTGTCTATGGCTGTGCTTCTCACATCTTCACTCTCCAACAGCAG GTAGTGAATTTGCAAGCAGAGTTAGCCTATGTTCAAGCCCGTCTTGGCACCTTGCAGCGTTTTCCGCTGCCGCCACAACCACCTCAGCTCGAAATCCCTCCGCCCACCAGAAGCCTTCAGTATTCCTCGTCCAATATTAATGTGACATCGTCATCGTCCTCAGATATGGTACCAACTCCCAACATATTGACGCATTGTGATCCTCTCCAAGCACCAAATACATCATCTGAAATGTCAAGCCTCTTCAACACAGAGGATCAAGAACTCATTGATGGTGAAAATCTGCAAGCACTGGCTCGAGAGTTCGTCTGCCGGTACTTGCCAGGAGTAAGGTTGAACAAGTCTTCCGGTTCTCATCATCAAAATTTCTAA